A stretch of the Malus domestica chromosome 08, GDT2T_hap1 genome encodes the following:
- the LOC103441591 gene encoding uncharacterized protein has protein sequence MSSSAMASSHKPKTQRKPTKQTHQKLQKHHENKNPKPRKAEEKPAEKPPYWSVVRGLLTCKHLQPVQLPQKQPNEQQAMEEANNTARKCKKMRCSGSLCNNTKIMQKPELLASPEVHKKRASSSMGSSSNSNEASSRSMKAPLHEINGVVSTSSSSFSAVSSSSNNNSSAGGGGSFRAMPFRRFSGCYECRMVVDPVLGFARDPSLRGSICSCPECGEIFMKAENLELHQAVRHAVSELGPEDTSKNIVEIIFQSSWLKKQTPICKIDRILKVHNTQKTITKFEEYRDSIKAKATKLPKKHPRCIADGNELLRFHCTTFACSLGLNGSSNLCNSIPHCNVCSIIKNGFNKFSGELTEQGILTTATSGRAHDKAVVAAEEGDKGAMLVCRVIAGRVKKNLEGSVGNGNVGMEEYDSVAGAVGVYSNLDELYVFNPKAILPCFVVIYGGY, from the exons ATGTCTTCCTCAGCCATGGCTAGCTCTcataaacccaaaacccaaagaaAACCCACCAAGCAAACGCACCAAAAGCTCCAGAAGCACCATGAGAACAAGAACCCGAAGCCCCGAAAGGCAGAGGAGAAGCCGGCGGAGAAGCCGCCTTACTGGTCAGTTGTGAGAGGCTTACTGACCTGCAAACACCTCCAACCAGTTCAGCTACCACAAAAGCAACCTAATGAGCAACAAGCCATGGAGGAAGCTAACAATACTGCAAGGAAATGTAAGAAAATGAGATGTTCCGGCTCGTTGTGCAACAACACAAAAATAATGCAGAAGCCGGAACTGTTAGCATCTCCAGAAGTCCACAAGAAAAGGGCTTCTTCTTCAATGGGTTCTTCAAGCAACAGCAATGAGGCTTCAAGCAGATCCATGAAAGCTCCACTCCACGAAATCAACGGGGTTGTTTCgacatcttcttcttcgttttctgCAGTTTCTTCTTCCTCTAATAATAACTCTTCTGCTGGTGGTGGTGGGTCGTTTAGAGCAATGCCTTTTCGGCGATTTTCAGGCTGCTATGAGTGCAGGATGGTGGTTGATCCTGTTCTTGGTTTTGCCAGAGACCCTTCTCTGAGGGGCAGCATTTGTTCTTGCCCTGAATGTGGTGAGATTTTCATGAAAGCTGAGAACTTGGAGCTTCATCAGGCTGTTAGACATGCAG TTTCAGAACTTGGTCCTGAAGACACAAGCAAGAACATAGTGGAGATCATATTCCAATCAAGCTGGCTGAAAAAACAGACCCCAATCTGCAAAATCGACCGCATCCTTAAAGTCCACAACACCCAAAAAACCATCACCAAATTCGAAGAGTACAGAGACTCCATCAAAGCAAAAGCCACCAAGCTCCCCAAGAAACACCCCCGCTGCATCGCCGACGGCAACGAGCTCCTCCGTTTCCACTGCACCACATTTGCCTGCTCCCTCGGCCTCAACGGCTCCTCCAACCTCTGCAACTCAATCCCACACTGCAATGTCTGCAGCATTATAAAAAACGGCTTCAACAAGTTCTCTGGGGAGCTGACGGAGCAGGGGATCTTGACGACCGCGACAAGCGGCAGAGCTCATGATAAGGCGGTGGTGGCGGCGGAGGAGGGTGACAAGGGGGCAATGCTGGTGTGCCGTGTGATTGCagggagggtgaagaagaaCTTGGAGGGTAGTGTTGGAAATGGAAATGTTGGTATGGAAGAGTATGACTCTGTGGCTGGAGCTGTGGGAGTATACTCTAATTTGGATGAGTTGTATGTGTTCAATCCCAAGGCTATTTTGCCTTGTTTTGTTGTCATATATGGAGGTTATTAA
- the LOC103428857 gene encoding O-fucosyltransferase 10-like: MGTKAKAHHHQYNANGAGGGGGNGSESSNSTSPSPPPSPRRHFTVPHCRRKLRTKTISVVSGFLLLRRFLRLLVVLPLLYVSGLLMCVGPFSGLVGHTPLPGSVYRSHEMFQLLWPHILADNSTPIELSSVWRYRRKLKEQKPCPSSTAGLQLDSPGPSGYLIVEVNGGLNQQRSAICNAVALAGLLNAVLLIPRFEFHNVWRDPSTFTDIYDEDHFIATLEGHVKVVKELPEMLMEKYDHNITTIPTLHVQAWAPVRYYTGEVYPVLQKKGVIRIAPFANRLAMNVPPPIQHLRCLANYEALKFSSPISNLANKLVERMTEMSSRTGGKYIAVHLRFEEDMVAFSCCLYDGGEAENVAMNSIRQKGWGDKFKRKGRVTLPGLNRIDGKCPLTPLEVGMMLRGMGFDNSTLIYLASGKIYWAEKHLAPLLKMFPYLHTKKSLATPDELAPFEGYSSRLAALDYTVCLFSETFVTTQGGNFPHFLMGHRRFLYNGHAKTIMPDKRKLVVLLQDMSMSWNDFKLEMEAILTESDRKGKIVPRVKKFTRKSSVYTYPLPECSCLQKHNNTQIVQSTHS, translated from the exons ATGGGAACGAAAGCAAAGGCGCACCACCACCAGTACAATGCTAATGGTGCAGGTGGTGGTGGAGGCAACGGCAGTGAGAGCAGCAACAGCACCTCACCTAGCCCACCTCCGTCGCCTCGCCGTCACTTCACAGTCCCTCACTGCCGCCGGAAGCTCCGCACAAAAACCATCTCCGTCGTCTCTGGTTTTCTTCTCCTCCGCCGATTCCTCCGCTTACTGGTGGTGCTTCCCCTGCTCTACGTCTCCGGCCTGCTCATGTGCGTGGGCCCGTTCTCCGGTCTAGTGGGCCATACCCCTCTTCCCGGTTCCGTTTACCGCAGTCACGAGATGTTTCAGCTGCTCTGGCCTCACATTCTGGCCGATAATTCGACTCCAATTGAG TTGTCCTCTGTATGGAGATACAGAAGAAAGCTGAAAGAGCAGAAGCCTTGCCCGTCATCAACTGCTGGACTACAATTAG ATTCCCCTGGCCCTAGTGGTTACTTGATTGTGGAGGTTAATGGTGGTCTTAACCAACAACGCTCTGCG aTTTGCAATGCTGTGGCACTTGCTGGACTTTTAAATGCAGTTCTACTTATTCCTCGCTTTGAATTCCATAATGTTTGGAGGGATCCGAG CACTTTTACTGATATATACGATGAAGATCATTTCATAGCCACCCTTGAAGGCCATGTTAAAGTGGTTAAAGAACTACCAGAGATGCTGATGGAGAAATATGATCACAACATCACTACCATACCAACCCTTCATGTCCAAGCTTGGGCTCCTGTCCGTTATTACACAGGAGAAGTTTATCCTGTCCTGCAAAAGAAGGG GGTTATCCGCATAGCTCCATTTGCTAATAGACTAGCAATGAATGTCCCACCTCCtattcaacatttgagatgcctTGCTAATTATGAAGCATTGAAATTCTCTTCTCCCATATCAAATTTGGCAAATAAACTAGTTGAACGAATGACTGAGATGAGTTCAAGGACCGGTGGAAAGTATATTGCAGTCCACCTCCGCTTTGAGGAG GACATGGTGGCATTCTCATGCTGTTTGTATGATGGAGGAGAGGCTGAAAATGTTGCAATGAATTCAATTAGACAAAAAGGATGGGGAGATAAGTTCAAAAGAAAAGGCCGTGTAACTCTACCTGGTCTCAATAGGATTGATGGAAAGTGCCCACTAACCCCCTTGGAG GTTGGAATGATGCTACGGGGTATGGGGTTTGACAACAgtactttaatttatttagcCTCAGGGAAAATCTACTGGGCAGAGAAACATTTAGCCCCTCTGCTAAAGATGTTTCCCTATCTGCATACGAAGAAGTCTCTTGCCACCCCAGATGAGCTTGCTCCTTTTGAG GGATATTCATCGAGATTGGCAGCTTTGGATTATACAGTATGCTTGTTTAGTGAGACATTTGTAACAACACAGGGTGGGAACTTCCCGCATTTCCTAATGGGTCACCGGAGATTCCTCTACAATGGGCATGCCAAGACTATTATGCCTGATAAGCGCAAGCTTGTTGTTCTACTGCAGGACATGAGTATGAG TTGGAATGATTTCAAACTTGAGATGGAAGCAATTCTCACTGAAAGTGATCGCAAGGGAAAGATAGTACCGAGAGTGAAAAAATTCACCCGAAAATCTTCTGTGTACACATACCCTTTGCCAGAGTGTAGTTGTCTCCAAAAGCACAATAACACACAGATTGTCCAGTCTACACATTCTTGA
- the LOC103441592 gene encoding pentatricopeptide repeat-containing protein At4g08210 yields the protein MEFAYLNRIATALRHCGGRSQVNHGRAFHSQLIKLGALNDVFLANNLISLYVAFPCLSDARKVFDGMPDRNVVTWTTMVCGYTNCGKPDKAVGLYKRMLESESETPNGFMYSAVLKACGLVGDLRTGKLIHERICSERLEFDTVLMNTLLDMYFKCGSFRDARRVFDDMSSKNTTTWNTMVSGFTKAGLVDEAVCLFHQMQEPNVISWNSIIAGLADNGSPRAFEFVCIMHREGLKLDGFTFPCALKTCGRHGLLASGKQLHCYVIKSGFESGIFTVSALVDMYSNGNELTEAVKLFDQRSRCYASISDSLALWNSMLSGYVINECNSAALDLVLKIHCSGTCMDSYTFSGALKACVNLRNLRLGHQVHGLVVTAGYELDHIVGSILTDLHARLGNINNALGLFQRLPKKDAVAWTGLIIGCATTGQSWLAFSLFRDMVYFGLEVDQFVLSFILKVCSSLTSLRSGKQVHAFSVKSGYESEEVVVTSLLDMYSKCGEINNALALFDSVEERDTVCWTGIIVGCGQNGRAEEAIKFFNEMTESGLKPNEITYLGVLSACRHAGLVEGARTIFNSMKILHGLEPRLEHYYCMVDILGQAGCFKEAEQLIAKMPFEPDPIIWRSLLVACGTHKNTELVNVIADQILTTLPEDPSTYVTLSNVYAELGMWDDLSKVRIAIKKVGAKEAGKSWIEIST from the coding sequence ATGGAATTCGCGTATCTGAACCGAATAGCTACCGCTCTCCGCCACTGTGGCGGCCGATCTCAGGTCAATCACGGCAGAGCATTTCACTCCCAACTAATCAAGCTCGGCGCTTTGAATGACGTTTTTCTCGCTAACAATCTGATATCTTTGTACGTCGCGTTTCCTTGTTTGAGTGACGCGCGGAAGGTGTTTGATGGAATGCCTGACAGGAACGTTGTGACATGGACGACAATGGTTTGTGGATATACTAATTGCGGAAAACCTGATAAGGCAGTGGGATTGTACAAGCGGATGTTGGAGTCTGAATCGGAGACGCCGAACGGGTTCATGTACTCTGCGGTGCTAAAAGCTTGTGGTTTGGTGGGTGACCTGAGAACGGGTAAATTGATTCATGAGAGGATATGTAGTGAGAGGTTGGAGTTTGACACTGTTTTGATGAATACCCTTTTGGACATGTACTTCAAATGTGGGAGTTTTCGTGATGCTAGGAGAGTTTTCGATGACATGTCGAGCAAAAACACGACTACGTGGAACACTATGGTTTCGGGGTTTACTAAGGCTGGTTTGGTGGATGAGGCAGTGTGTTTGTTTCATCAAATGCAAGAGCCGAATGTTATATCTTGGAATAGCATTATTGCTGGTTTGGCGGATAATGGAAGTCCGCGCGCATTTGAATTCGTGTGTATAATGCACCGAGAAGGCCTCAAGTTAGATGGATTTACTTTCCCGTGCGCCCTTAAAACCTGTGGTCGACATGGTTTGTTAGCTTCTGGGAAACAACTCCACTGTTATGTTATAAAATCAGGTTTTGAATCAGGCATTTTTACTGTGTCGGCTTTGGTTGATATGTACTCGAATGGCAATGAATTGACTGAAGCTGTAAAACTGTTTGATCAGCGTTCAAGGTGCTATGCTTCCATTTCTGATAGTTTGGCACTTTGGAATTCTATGCTTTCAGGATACGTCATTAACGAATGCAATAGTGCAGCTTTGGATTTAGTTTTGAAAATCCATTGCTCAGGTACTTGCATGGATTCCTACACTTTCAGTGGCGCTTTAAAAGCTTGTGTCAACTTACGCAACTTGCGACTCGGGCATCAAGTGCATGGCTTGGTTGTAACCGCAGGGTATGAGTTAGATCATATTGTTGGAAGCATTCTTACAGACCTGCATGCAAGACTGGGGAATATTAATAATGCATTGGGATTGTTTCAAAGGCTTCCAAAGAAAGATGCCGTAGCTTGGACTGGTTTGATCATAGGGTGTGCAACAACGGGACAAAGCTGGCTAGCCTTTTCTCTGTTTCGGGATATGGTGTATTTCGGTCTCGAAGTAGATCAATTTGTCCTTTCATTTATTCTGAAAGTTTGCTCCAGTTTAACATCTCTTCGAAGCGGAAAACAAGTTCATGCTTTCTCTGTTAAGAGTGGATATGAGTCTGAGGAAGTTGTAGTGACATCCCTGCTCGATATGTACTCAAAATGTGGTGAAATTAACAATGCATTAGCTCTGTTTGATTCTGTGGAAGAAAGAGACACCGTGTGTTGGACGGGGATAATTGTGGGGTGTGGGCAAAATGGAAGGGCAGAGGAAgcaatcaaattttttaatgagaTGACAGAATCAGGATTGAAGCCAAACGAAATTACGTATTTAGGTGTTCTTTCTGCCTGTAGGCATGCTGGACTTGTAGAAGGGGCACGGACCATATTTAATTCCATGAAAATTTTACACGGTCTGGAACCTCGTTTAGAGCATTATTATTGCATGGTTGACATTCTAGGTCAAGCTGGATGTTTTAAAGAGGCAGAGCAGTTGATTGCTAAGATGCCATTTGAGCCTGACCCAATCATATGGAGATCATTGCTCGTGGCCTGTGGAACTCATAAAAATACTGAACTTGTTAATGTTATTGCCGATCAGATTCTCACAACCTTACCAGAAGACCCTTCCACGTATGTGACGCTTTCGAATGTTTATGCAGAACTAGGAATGTGGGATGATCTAAGCAAAGTTAGAATTGCCATCAAGAAAGTGGGTGCTAAAGAAGCAGGAAAGAGTTGGATTGAGATTTCAACTTAA